The genomic segment AAAATTTGACATAAAGGAAATACAACAAAAATATTTTTTAGAAAATATTTGGATGTTTAAAGTTGCGCTTTATGGTAATACTTTAGACTATTTATTTATTAAGAAATTATATAATTATCAAGATTCTTTTAAATCATATTTAGAGAAAGTTAAAGACATACATTTAGGGGATGGTATAAAAAAACATACTAAAGGTAGTATTAATAAAATATTAAGTTTAAGTAATTATACAGCTGATAAATACCCAAAACCTTTTTATGAAATAAGTAAAATACCAATTATTGAAACTAAAGAAATAAAGCAATATGTAGTTAATCCAAGAGAAACAAATCTACCTAACAAGCAAGATTTATTAGTAAAAAGTGGGCGTAAAATTGACTTGTATTTAGGAGATAGAATATTGTTTTCATCTAATTTGTTAGCTGAAACAGAAATTGTAGTTCCTTATGTGAAAGGAGATTCTGTATTTAGAGAAAAAACATTAGGGGTAGCAACAACTAATAAAAAAGATGTTTTAAAGAAAATATATGCTATCTGTTTGTCTGATTTGTATACTTATTTTCAATACTTAAATTCCTCAAATTGGGGAGTTTATTATTCTCAAATTTTACAAACTGAATATTTGTCATTTCCTTATTTTCAAATGAGTGAAAAGTTGGAAAATGAGCTTATATTAATAACTGAGACTATATTAAAGTTTTCAGAAAACAACTCTGTAAAGAATAATTTTGCTTTTGAGAAAAACTGTGTAAACAACATAATTAATCTAGCCTATGGAATAAAAGATTACGAAAAAGATTTAATAGACTATGCTTTAAATGTTTCTCGTTATCAATTTCAAGAAAGTAAACAACATTTAGTATCAAATTTCAATGATTCAGACCATAGAAATAAAAAAAATGTATTAAAAAAGTACGCAGAAGTTTACATTCAAGAATTTAAAGAAATTTATGAAGATTGTTTTTTTAAAGTAGAAATTTATGAGTTAGATACTTTTATTACCATGCATTTTGTTGTTTATGATGAAAAACCTTTGAATTTTGTTCAAATTGAATTTGTAAAAGAAGTTACTGATGAGCAAGAATTATTTGAAAAATTATCAACTTTATCTATTTCTAAAATAGCAAGTTCGACTAACGAAGAAAATAATTTATTTATTCAAAAAGATATAAAAGGGTTTGAGGAAAGTTCGTTTTATATTATAAAACCTAAAGAATACAAATGTTGGCATAGAGCAATGGCTTGGTATGATGTAGCTGAATTTAAAGAAGCTATTCAAAGGGCAGAGTTAGAACGTATAAATCTTAGTGATATAAATGAATAAACTCATACCTTTAAATTACCGAAAAAATGAAGAACGATTAACCCAAAAAAGAGTCGAAATGGTTATGGAGTATGTTCTTTATTGCTATCAAAAAATGATTGCAGAAGGGAAAACCTATAAAAAAGAAGTTTTTTTTAATGAAAATAAAACAAGATATAATCTTGAAGAAGGATTGAGCGAAAAATTAGTAAATGACTATTTAGGAATTTTTGATAATCTTGAATATTACAAAACTTCTATTTCTGATAAACCTGGTGTAGAATTATATTTTAATAATGAAGCAAAACAATCTTATACAGAAAATAATATAACAAAAGATGATTATATAGACATTAAAGTTCAAGAAACCGAATTGAGTAAAATTTGGAGCGGAGTAGGAAATGTGCAACAAATACATTTGGCTATTGAATGTAAAATAGTAGAGAAAGGTTATAGCGAATATGTTTCGGATATTAAGAAAATGAGTGATAGATCTTTTAACACACCTAGATTAAACTTTGAAGGGCAAATAGCATATATTACAAATGAGAATTATTCTCCTAGTTCAGTTGCTTCTGGAATAAATAAAAGCTTATCAAATAATTTAGAAATTGTTACTATTCAAGATTTAAAGCCTAAAAAAATAAATCCAAAAATTGATTTTAGTTATTTGTCAATTCATAAAAGAAATCATAATAAGAAACAATTTTCTATTTACCATCTGATGTTAAATTACAACAATATCATTTTAAACTAAAAAATAATTTCAACATAAAATATTAAGTTTTGGCAGATAAAACAGGAAATGCTTTCGATATGCAAATCTTTTTAAGATTAATGAGCTTTGCAAAAAGGTACAAGCTTAATTTCTTTATAGCATCGATTTCTACCATTTTATTGGCAGGAGTTGCACTTTTGAACCCTTATATTTTAAAGAAAACAGTAGATTTTTATATTGTAGATAAAGATACACAAGGCCTTATTAATAGTGTATTATTAATGTTTAGTATCCTGCTGTTGGAAGTTTTGTTGCGATTTACGTTTATCTATTTTGCAAATTGGGTTGGGCAACATATTATTAGAGATATAAGAGCAAAAACGTTTAGACATATTTTGCAGTTTAGAATGTCTTATTTCGATACAAATTCTGTTGGAAAATTAGTAACAAGAGTCGTTTCAGATATAGAAACCATTGCCGCTTTTTTTAGTAGCGGCGTTTTTACAATCGTAAGCGATGTGCTACAAATGTTCGCAGTTGTTATTCTAATGTTTGTTTTAGATTGGAAATTAGCATTCATCGCAATTGCAGTATTGCCTATTTTATTATATGCCACAAAGATTTTTCAAGTAGCTATAAAAGCAACCTTTCAAGAAGTAAGAAATCAAGTAGCTAATTTAAATGGCTTTGTACAAGAGCGAGTTACAGGAATGAAAATTGTACAGCTTTTTAATAGAGAAAATATAGAATATAAAAACTTTAAGGAAATTAATAATAAACATAAAGAAGCGTATATAAAAACAATTTGGTATTTCTCTATTTTTTTTCCAATTGCAGAAATTTTATCATCCATAGGAATTGGATTAATTGTTTGGTTTGGTAGCAAACAAATTATTGGAGGAGCCGTTCCAGGACCAGGAACAGTAATGGCCTTTGTACAAATGGCACAAATGTTATTTAGACCTTTAAGGCAAATTGCAGATAAATTTAACCAACTTCAAATGGGAATTGTTTCTGGAGAAAGAGTCTTTAAAGTTTTAGATACAGACAGTTCCATCACCAAAAACGGAACGATAACTGCTGGAAATTTAGAAGGAAATATTTCTTTTAAGGATGTACGTTTTAGCTATGTTAAAAATGAAGAAGTTTTAAAAGGAATTTCTTTTGAAGTTAAAAGCGGACAAACAATCGCAATTGTGGGTGCAACAGGAGCAGGAAAATCGACCATTATAAATTTAATAAACCGTTTTTATGAAATTGATAGTGGTGTAATAGCTGTAGATGGAACTTCCATAGACCAATACAAATTACAAAGTTTAAGAGATCAAGTGGCAATTGTTTTACAAGATGTTTTCTTATTTTCAGATTCTATTTTAAACAATATTACTCTAAAAGACGATAGAATTACGTTACAAGAGGTAGAAAAAGCGGCCAAACAAATAGGTATTCACGATTTTATATTAACACTTCCTGGAGGTTATAATTACAATGTAAAAGAACGTGGAGCGATGTTATCTTCTGGCCAAAGACAATTAATTGCTTTTTTAAGAGCCTATGTTAGTAAGCCAAGTATTTTAATTTTAGACGAAGCCACTTCTTCTGTAGATACACATGCAGAGCAAATGATACAATATGCAACAGAAACCATTACAAAAGATAGAACTTCTATTGTTATTGCACACAGATTAGCTACTATTAAACAAGCAGATAAAATTATTGTAATGGATAAAGGTTTAATTGTTGAAGAAGGAACACATCAAGAATTATTAGAAAAAGAAAATGGTTATTACAAAAACTTGTATGACAAGCAGTTCAGTTTAGATGCTGCTTCTTAAAGCTTTTTTAATTTTTTCTTGAAATAACAAAAAATTAATTATTATCTGGATCTTGCATTTTCTTAACTTGTTTTAACAACACTTTCTTTGGTGTAAAAGGAATGGCTTTCATCATAACTTTTTGAGAGAAAGTAACTCCAGAAATAACATCTAAATCGCCATTTAACATCGCATTATAACCATCTTTAGCAACAGCTTCTGCATTTGCAGTATTTTTAAATAAAGCTGTTTTATCCATGCCAGAAGTTTTACCAAAATCGGTTTCTGTAGCTCCAGGCATTAAGGTAGTTACTGTTACATTGGTGTCTGCTAACTCTTCTGAAATAGCATTACTAAAAGAAGTAACATAGGCTTTTGTCGCAAAATATACAGCTTGCATTGGCCCTGCCATTAAACTTGCTGTTGAGGAAACATTTAAAATTCTACCACTATTTCTAGAAACAAAATCTGGTAAGAAAACATGCGTTAATGCAGTTAAAGCAACTACATTTAATTGAATCATGTTTATGTCTTTTTTCAATTCTCTTTCATGGAATTTTCCAATACCACCAAAACCAGCATTGTTTATTAGGTAATCGATTTCAATTTTACTGTATTTTACAAAATTGTAAATTTCCTGGGCAGCATTTTTTTCGGTTAAATCTTTCTCGATAACGCTAACATGAATTCCA from the Polaribacter cellanae genome contains:
- a CDS encoding SDR family NAD(P)-dependent oxidoreductase; translated protein: MKKTALITGASSGIGKEFAKIHAKTGGNLVIVARSKDKLLSLKEDLEKEYGIHVSVIEKDLTEKNAAQEIYNFVKYSKIEIDYLINNAGFGGIGKFHERELKKDINMIQLNVVALTALTHVFLPDFVSRNSGRILNVSSTASLMAGPMQAVYFATKAYVTSFSNAISEELADTNVTVTTLMPGATETDFGKTSGMDKTALFKNTANAEAVAKDGYNAMLNGDLDVISGVTFSQKVMMKAIPFTPKKVLLKQVKKMQDPDNN
- a CDS encoding ABC transporter ATP-binding protein, with protein sequence MADKTGNAFDMQIFLRLMSFAKRYKLNFFIASISTILLAGVALLNPYILKKTVDFYIVDKDTQGLINSVLLMFSILLLEVLLRFTFIYFANWVGQHIIRDIRAKTFRHILQFRMSYFDTNSVGKLVTRVVSDIETIAAFFSSGVFTIVSDVLQMFAVVILMFVLDWKLAFIAIAVLPILLYATKIFQVAIKATFQEVRNQVANLNGFVQERVTGMKIVQLFNRENIEYKNFKEINNKHKEAYIKTIWYFSIFFPIAEILSSIGIGLIVWFGSKQIIGGAVPGPGTVMAFVQMAQMLFRPLRQIADKFNQLQMGIVSGERVFKVLDTDSSITKNGTITAGNLEGNISFKDVRFSYVKNEEVLKGISFEVKSGQTIAIVGATGAGKSTIINLINRFYEIDSGVIAVDGTSIDQYKLQSLRDQVAIVLQDVFLFSDSILNNITLKDDRITLQEVEKAAKQIGIHDFILTLPGGYNYNVKERGAMLSSGQRQLIAFLRAYVSKPSILILDEATSSVDTHAEQMIQYATETITKDRTSIVIAHRLATIKQADKIIVMDKGLIVEEGTHQELLEKENGYYKNLYDKQFSLDAAS